The Daucus carota subsp. sativus chromosome 2, DH1 v3.0, whole genome shotgun sequence genome includes a window with the following:
- the LOC108206870 gene encoding pentatricopeptide repeat-containing protein At2g33760, giving the protein MASKYFLNRRFSLSNSCLKPLQQFHAHLIVSNSHQSLYLLTKLLTLYCTTGSIKHTHQLFLTIPSPDSFLYSTLINSTTKFHFPLHSIYFYHRMISSCVWPSSYAFSAVLKACAEVSGLLLGRVIHCHVLAFGYGLNVFVQAGLVSFYAKCGELGVARKVFDGMLVRSVVAWNSMISGYEQYGYANEAVGLFGRMRDSGVEFDSATFVSVLSACSQLGAIGLGCWVHEYVRNHGLYLNVVLGTALINMYAKCGNVSKAREVFDSMEEHNVASWTAIISGYGMHGHGKEAMELFKLMKFRGPPPNSVTFIAVLSACAHAGLVQQGREAFAAMTRDHGLVPKMEHHVAMVDMLGRAGLLDEAFQHLKDLDSVGPAPAMWTAMLGACKMHKNVNLGVQVAEHLLAAEPEISGHYVLLSNIYAMAGRTDRVEVVRNMMIQKGLKKQVGYSTVEIDQKTYLFSMGDKSHVETTAIYQFLDELMQQSRAAGYVPVSESVMHELEEEEREYALRYHSEKLAVAFGLLKTKQGMTITIVKNLRMCEDCHAALKFISVICSREIIIRDKLRFHHFQNGSCSCMDYW; this is encoded by the coding sequence ATGGCATCCAAGTACTTCCTTAACCGACGTTTCAGTTTATCAAATAGTTGTCTGAAACCCCTACAGCAATTTCATGCTCATCTCATTGTCTCCAACTCACACCAGTCTTTATATCTCTTAACCAAACTGCTAACATTGTATTGCACCACAGGTTCAATCAAACACACCCATCAACTCTTTTTAACAATCCCCAGTCCTGACTCTTTTCTTTACAGCACCCTCATTAATTCCACCACTAAATTTCATTTTCCACTTCATtcgatatatttttatcatcgtATGATTAGTTCTTGTGTGTGGCCTTCAAGTTATGCTTTCTCTGCGGTGCTTAAGGCCTGTGCTGAGGTATCGGGTTTGCTATTGGGTAGAGTTATTCACTGTCATGTTTTGGCATTTGGGTATGGTCTGAATGTGTTTGTTCAGGCTGGTTTGGTGAGTTTTTATGCGAAATGTGGGGAGTTGGGTGTTGCTAGGAAGGTGTTTGATGGAATGCTTGTGAGAAGTGTGGTTGCTTGGAATTCGATGATTTCGGGGTACGAGCAATATGGGTATGCTAATGAAGCTGTTGGGTTGTTTGGTAGGATGAGAGATTCGGGTGTTGAGTTTGATTCGGCCACTTTTGTGAGTGTGTTGTCTGCTTGTTCGCAATTGGGGGCTATTGGTTTGGGTTGCTGGGTGCATGAATATGTAAGAAATCATGGGTTGTACTTGAATGTCGTTCTTGGTACTGCATTGATTAATATGTATGCTAAGTGTGGAAACGTGAGCAAAGCACGGGAAGTATTTGATTCGATGGAGGAGCACAATGTTGCATCGTGGACGGCTATTATTTCTGGTTACGGGATGCATGGTCATGGTAAGGAAGCAATggagttgtttaaattaatgaaattcCGAGGGCCACCTCCCAATAGTGTGACGTTTATAGCTGTGTTATCAGCATGTGCTCATGCAGGCTTAGTCCAACAAGGACGGGAAGCTTTTGCTGCCATGACACGGGATCATGGCTTAGTGCCTAAAATGGAACATCATGTTGCTATGGTTGATATGCTTGGGCGTGCTGGACTTTTAGACGAAGCATTTCAACACCTAAAAGATCTAGACTCTGTTGGACCAGCACCAGCCATGTGGACTGCAATGCTTGGGGCTTGCAAGATGCACAAGAACGTGAATCTTGGTGTACAAGTTGCCGAACATCTTTTAGCTGCTGAACCTGAAATTTCTGGTCACTATGTTTTGCTTTCAAATATATACGCAATGGCAGGCCGGACTGACAGAGTGGAAGTGGTCAGAAACATGATGATTCAAAAAGGTCTAAAGAAGCAAGTGGGATATAGCACAGTCGAGATAGATCAGAAGACTTATTTGTTTAGCATGGGTGACAAGTCCCACGTAGAGACGACTGCAATTTATCAGTTTTTAGATGAGTTGATGCAGCAGAGTCGAGCTGCGGGTTATGTGCCTGTATCTGAGTCTGTAATGCATGAACTGGAAGAAGAGGAAAGAGAATATGCGCTTAGATATCATAGCGAGAAACTTGCTGTAGCATTTGGTCTTCTTAAGACCAAGCAGGGAATGACAATAACAATCGTGAAGAACCTGCGTATGTGTGAAGATTGTCACGCAGCTCTAAAGTTCATTTCAGTTATTTGCAGTAGAGAAATTATTATTCGAGATAAGCTTCGATTTCACCATTTTCAAAATGGTTCATGTTCCTGTATGGATTATTGGTAA
- the LOC108207824 gene encoding F-box/FBD/LRR-repeat protein At1g13570-like, with translation MGECSRKDFISDLPHGILDCILTKLPIRDAIRTCVLSTKWRYQWATMTQLVIDENCVRKSQIKRKFFNFMLRCLFMHNGPILKFSVSFKYLDECPDMDQCLRFLSRKNIKELVLDKVSPEPTLATPAVFSCQQLISLTIKSFGMKLPRTFQGFPCLKYLHLEYNILTGEVVENLIAGCPLLEKFEFVNFECGEFTVRAPNLKHLFLDVNFTHIYLEHAPLLAAITIEIDTEFAEGKPLITVPVTYHCLKFIQLNGVLFQEKNEVVYVHHLLLQTPNVQELRISAVAIEDAFFEEADMDFWEKEIAADFLFKHLKIVKMSCVSSEKDMQFIKFVLRCSPVLELMSVSYYIEDGTNMNIENAVLHFPRASPGVDIKFSVMPIPPIVF, from the exons ATGGGTGAATGCTCAAGAAAAGACTTTATAAGTGATCTGCCTCACGGCATTCTGGATTGTATCCTAACTAAACTCCCAATAAGAGATGCTATAAGAACCTGCGTTTTGTCTACCAAGTGGAGGTACCAATGGGCTACCATGACACAGCTCGTCATTGATGAAAATTGTGTGCGTAAATCTCAGATTAAGAGAAAATTCTTTAACTTTATGCTGCGATGTCTTTTTATGCATAATGGTCCTATTTTAAAGTTCAGCGTATCTTTTAAATACTTGGATGAGTGTCCCGACATGGATCAATGCCTACGTTTCCTGTCGAGGAAAAACATAAAAGAGTTAGTTCTTGATAAAGTATCACCGGAACCAACGTTAGCTACACCTGCTGTGTTTTCTTGTCAGCAACTGATTAGCTTGACAATCAAATCATTTGGGATGAAACTTCCTCGAACATTTCAAGGATTTCCATGTTTGAAGTACCTTCACCTTGAATATAACATTCTTACTGGAGAGGTTGTTGAGAACCTTATTGCTGGTTGCCCTCTTCTTGAGAAGTTTGAATTTGTAAATTTTGAATGTGGAGAATTTACAGTCCGTGCCCCAAATCTGAAGCATCTTTTTCTGGATGTAAATTTTACACACATTTATCTTGAGCACGCTCCACTTCTGGCTGCTATAACCATAGAAATCGATACAGAG TTTGCAGAGGGTAAACCCCTTATAACGGTTCCAGTTACATATCATTGTCTAAAGTTTATTCAACTAAATGGCGTACTCTTTCAAGAGAAAAATGAAGTGGTGTATGTTCACCACTTACTTTTGCAGACCCCTAATGTACAAGAACTTCGAATCTCA GCTGTAGCAATCGAAGACGCTTTCTTCGAAGAAGCTGATATGGACTTCTGGGAGAAAGAAATTGCTGCTGATTTCTTATTCAAGCACCTTAAAATAGTAAAGATGTCATGTGTGTCGAGCGAAAAAGACATGCAATTCATCAAATTTGTGTTGCGATGTTCTCCGGTTCTGGAGTTGATGAGTGTGTCATATTACATTGAAGACGGAACCAATATGAATATCGAAAATGCAGTGCTGCACTTTCCACGAGCTTCTCCAGGAGTGGATATAAAATTCTCGGTCATGCCTATCCCTCCAATTGTTTTTTAA
- the LOC108209652 gene encoding F-box/FBD/LRR-repeat protein At1g13570-like isoform X2, producing MGDCPGKDFLSDLPHGIIERILTKLPIRDAVRTSVLSSQWRYLWATMTQLVFDENCVFVRHGSTFSEKKLFNCIMQCLFLHNGPIKKFSLSTSYWDKYPEMDQCLLFLSRKGIKELVLDIDLLNPLLPAPSAIFFCQQLISLTLCGFELKPPRTFQGFPCLKYLNLEFDAVTTEVVESLISGCPLLEKLKFLNVDHLAFTVRGPNLKHLILEGDFKYINLEHAPLLVAISVEINTEVSGSNILLKVPVTYHCLKFIELKGVNFKGMNEVLYVLHLILQSPNLQELQVSAATRWTFFKAYNMDFWERECPTDFTFKHLKIVKMSGVSHKKDMDFIKFVLRSSPVLEVMRVSYDEYLDYRKRTVMEYDVLHSKRASPTVNIKLFG from the exons ATGGGTGATTGCCCAGGGAAAGATTTCTTAAGTGATCTGCCTCATGGCATCATAGAGCGCATCCTAACAAAGCTCCCAATAAGGGATGCTGTAAGAACTAGCGTGTTGTCTAGCCAGTGGAGGTATCTATGGGCTACCATGACACAGCTCGTATTCGACGAAAATTGTGTGTTTGTTCGTCATGGCAGTACTTTTAGCGAGAAAAAGCTTTTTAACTGTATTATGCAATGTCTGTTTCTTCATAATGGCCCTATCAAGAAGTTCAGTTTATCTACTTCATACTGGGACAAGTATCCAGAGATGGACCAATGCTTGCTTTTCCTGTCAAGAAAAGGCATAAAAGAGTTGGTTCTTGATATAGACCTCCTCAACCCATTGTTACCTGCACCTTCTGCTATATTTTTTTGTCAGCAACTAATTAGTTTGACACTTTGTGGGTTTGAGCTGAAACCTCCTCGAACATTTCAAGGATTCCCATGTTTGAAGTACCTTAACCTAGAATTTGACGCAGTTACTACTGAGGTTGTTGAAAGCCTTATCTCAGGTTGCCCTCTTCTTGAGAAGTTGAAGTTTTTAAATGTTGATCATCTAGCTTTTACCGTCCGTGGCCCAAATCTGAAGCATCTCATTCTAGAGGGGGACTTTAAATACATAAATCTTGAGCATGCTCCACTTCTGGTTGCTATTAGCGTAGAAATCAATACAGAG GTTTCGGGAAGTAACATACTTTTGAAGGTTCCAGTGACGTATCATTGTCTAAAGTTTATTGAACTAAAAGGCGTAAATTTTAAAGGGATGAATGAAGTGTTATATGTTCTTCACTTGATTTTGCAGTCTCCTAATCTACAAGAACTTCAAGTTTCA GCTGCAACCAGATGGACTTTCTTCAAAGCTTATAATATGGACTTCTGGGAGAGAGAATGCCCTACTGATTTCACATTCAAGCACCTTAAAATAGTAAAGATGTCAGGTGTGTCGCACAAAAAAGACATGGACTTCATCAAATTTGTGTTGCGAAGTTCTCCGGTTCTCGAGGTGATGAGAGTATCATATGATGAGTACCTTGATTACAGAAAAAGAACTGTTATGGAATATGATGTGCTGCATTCTAAGCGAGCTTCTCCAACCGTTAATATTAAACTCTTTGGCTAA
- the LOC108209570 gene encoding uncharacterized protein LOC108209570 isoform X3, with amino-acid sequence MGIFICPYKTDKTDSISMKLVDRDDTRMADIPNDILKHMLKLLATNIGASDFVRATSSCKEWKEFAEDTEILKTVQFGRTYRLNESFWSEKGFLVKCANAGNKSAIDILVRKRKLDTLRLFMQRMKARHSRPDLRATVKK; translated from the exons ATGGGTATCTTCATCTGTCCGTACAAGACAGACAAGACAGACAGTATCAGTATGAAACTGGTTGACCGAGATGACACAAGAATGGCCGATATACCGAATGATATCCTAAAACATATGTTGAAGTTGTTGGCTACTAATATTGGAGCATCCGACTTTGTCCGTGCAACTTCCAG ctgCAAGGAGTGGAAAGAGTTCGCTGAGGATACTGAGATATTGAAGACTGTGCAATTTGGTAGGACATACAGACTTAATGAATCATTCTGGAGTGAAAAAGGGTTTTTGGTAAAATGTGCTAATGCTGGTAACAAAAGTGCCATCGATATTTTAGTACGCAAG AGGAAGCTTGATACACTCAGACTGTTTATGCAAAGGATGAAGGCCAGACATTCTAGGCCTGACCTGCGCGCCACAG TCAAGAAATGA
- the LOC108206227 gene encoding ATP-dependent Clp protease proteolytic subunit 4, chloroplastic, with protein MELLSLSTPHSLSLFPTSLKPRPHLSSTLSFSPIKSSLQLGSKPTSSKAQNALHLDFIQPKPALHFTASAPPSQATRGGDTDAMGLLLRERIVFLGAQIDDFVADSIISQLLLLDAQDPTKDIRLFVNSVGGSLSATMAIYDVVKLVRADVSTIALGISASTASVILAGGTKGKRLAMPNARIMIHQPLGGASGQAIDVEIQANEIMHNKNNVTQIISEATGRSFEQVQKDIDRDRYMSPMEAVEYGIIDGVIDRDSIIPLEPVPDRVRATLNYEDMSKDPKKFLTPEIPDDEIY; from the exons ATGGAGCTACTGTCTCTCTCTACACCCCACTCCCTCTCTCTCTTCCCCACCTCCCTAAAACCcagaccccatctttcttccACTCTCTCATTCTCGCCCATCAAATCCTCTCTCCAATTGGGCTCAAAACCCACCAGCTCTAAAGCCCAAAATGCTCTGCACCTGGACTTCATCCAACCCAAGCCCGCTCTCCACTTCACGGCATCAGCGCCGCCGTCTCAGGCGACGAGGGGCGGCGATACCGATGCAATGGGGCTTTTGCTGAGAGAGAGAATAGTGTTCTTGGGGGCTCAAATTGATGACTTTGTTGCTGATTCTATCATTAGTCAGCTGCTTCTTCTGGATGCTCAGGACCCCACTAAAGATATCAGGCTTTTTGTTAATTCTGTTGGTGGTTCCCTCAG TGCTACAATGGCTATCTATGATGTCGTTAAACTAGTGCGGGCTGATGTTTCTACAATTGCACTCGGCATTTCAGCGTCAACAGCTTCCGTAATCCTTGCTGGTGGCACCAAAGGCAAACGACTAGCAATGCCCAATGCAAGAATAATGATACACCAACCACTTGGAGGTGCAAGCGGACAAGCAATAGATGTTGAAATCCAAGCCAATGAAATCATGCACAACAAGAATAATGTCACCCAAATCATATCAGAAGCCACAGGTCGCTCATTTGAACAGGTTCAGAAAGATATAGATAGAGATAGGTACATGTCCCCAATGGAAGCAGTTGAGTATGGTATCATTGACGGTGTTATTGATAGAGATAGCATTATTCCACTGGAGCCTGTGCCAGATAGGGTGAGAGCTACACTGAACTATGAGGACATGAGTAAAGATCCAAAGAAATTTTTGACTCCCGAAATTCCAGATGATGAGATATATTAA
- the LOC108209570 gene encoding uncharacterized protein LOC108209570 isoform X2 gives MGIFICPYKTDKTDSISMKLVDRDDTRMADIPNDILKHMLKLLATNIGASDFVRATSSCKEWKEFAEDTEILKTVQFGRTYRLNESFWSEKGFLVKCANAGNKSAIDILVRKRKLDTLRLFMQRMKARHSRPDLRATGYFTFCLIYHS, from the exons ATGGGTATCTTCATCTGTCCGTACAAGACAGACAAGACAGACAGTATCAGTATGAAACTGGTTGACCGAGATGACACAAGAATGGCCGATATACCGAATGATATCCTAAAACATATGTTGAAGTTGTTGGCTACTAATATTGGAGCATCCGACTTTGTCCGTGCAACTTCCAG ctgCAAGGAGTGGAAAGAGTTCGCTGAGGATACTGAGATATTGAAGACTGTGCAATTTGGTAGGACATACAGACTTAATGAATCATTCTGGAGTGAAAAAGGGTTTTTGGTAAAATGTGCTAATGCTGGTAACAAAAGTGCCATCGATATTTTAGTACGCAAG AGGAAGCTTGATACACTCAGACTGTTTATGCAAAGGATGAAGGCCAGACATTCTAGGCCTGACCTGCGCGCCACAG GTTATTTTACCTTCTGTTTAATTTACCACAGTTGA
- the LOC108209653 gene encoding F-box/FBD/LRR-repeat protein At1g13570, whose amino-acid sequence MGEFSRKDYISHLPQSIIETILAKVPTRDAVRTSILSKKWRYQWATMTQLVLDEEYMGFSCYRNVSRNKILRFIVRYFLLHDGPIHKFKISTLYSISSTEMDTWLLFLSRKDIKELLLEVWQSRNYWNFQTRNYWIFRTPSCIFSCQKLTRLKLYRFKVEPPLGFQGFPCLKYLNLFGGNVTIEVIENLISGCPLLEKFKFNNEDILALTVCSPNLKHLTVRGIFKYIYLEHTPLLVHLILDFTSLQWEDNVPVRVPVTHNCLKVISLGEINFEEMKQVSYVRQLLLQSPNLQELHIVAGDVKCLNPNAAGMDFWEREFPTDFTFKHLKIVNMDYSCSRIDIAFLIFVLGRSPVLEKMCIKLESFDDISDAELSRLQQASANIQLHLFD is encoded by the exons ATGGGTGAATTCTCAAGGAAAGATTATATCAGTCATCTGCCTCAAAGCATTATTGAAACCATCCTAGCAAAAGTCCCAACAAGAGATGCCGTTAGAACCAGCATCTTGTCTAAAAAGTGGAGGTATCAATGGGCTACCATGACACAGCTCGTACTTGACGAAGAATATATGGGTTTTTCTTGCTACAGAAATGTTTctaggaataaaattttaagatttatCGTACGATATTTTTTACTTCATGACGGCCCAATTCATAAGTTCAAAATATCTACTTTATACTCCATAAGTTCTACTGAGATGGATACATGGCTGCTTTTCCTATCAAGGAAAGATATAAAGGAGTTGCTTCTTGAGGTGTGGCAGTCCAGAAACTATTGGAATTTCCAGACCAGAAACTATTGGATTTTCCGCACACCTTCTTGTATATTTTCTTGTCAAAAACTGACCAGATTGAAGCTTTATCGGTTTAAAGTGGAGCCTCCTTTGGGATTTCAAGGATTTCCCTGTTTGAAGTACCTAAACCTTTTTGGCGGCAATGTTACTATTGAGGTTATTGAAAACCTTATTTCAGGTTGCCCTCTGCTCGAgaagtttaaatttaataatgaagACATTTTAGCTTTGACCGTCTGCTCCCCAAATCTGAAGCATCTTACTGTGAGAGggatatttaaatacatatatcttGAGCATACTCCGCTTCTGGTTCATTTAATATTAGACTTCACTTCACTG CAATGGGAAGATAATGTGCCTGTGAGAGTTCCAGTAACACATAACTGTCTAAAGGTTATTTCGCTTGGggaaataaattttgaagagATGAAGCAAGTCTCGTATGTTCGTCAGTTGCTTTTGCAGTCTCCTAATCTGCAAGAACTTCATATAGTA GCTGGAGACGTTAAATGTCTTAATCCGAATGCTGCTGGTATGGATTTTTGGGAGAGAGAGTTTCCTACTGATTTCACCTTCAAGCACCTCAAAATAGTAAATATGGATTACTCGTGCAGCAGAATCGACATAGCATTCCTCATATTTGTGCTTGGACGATCCCCAGTGCTTGAGAAGATGTGCATCAAACTTGAATCTTTTGATGATATATCAGATGCTGAATTGTCGCGTCTTCAACAAGCTTCTGCAAATATCCAACTGCATTTGTTTGACTAG
- the LOC108209652 gene encoding F-box/FBD/LRR-repeat protein At1g13570-like isoform X1, whose protein sequence is MSWKFLIAEPLTLSDIIYFVEYYMGDCPGKDFLSDLPHGIIERILTKLPIRDAVRTSVLSSQWRYLWATMTQLVFDENCVFVRHGSTFSEKKLFNCIMQCLFLHNGPIKKFSLSTSYWDKYPEMDQCLLFLSRKGIKELVLDIDLLNPLLPAPSAIFFCQQLISLTLCGFELKPPRTFQGFPCLKYLNLEFDAVTTEVVESLISGCPLLEKLKFLNVDHLAFTVRGPNLKHLILEGDFKYINLEHAPLLVAISVEINTEVSGSNILLKVPVTYHCLKFIELKGVNFKGMNEVLYVLHLILQSPNLQELQVSAATRWTFFKAYNMDFWERECPTDFTFKHLKIVKMSGVSHKKDMDFIKFVLRSSPVLEVMRVSYDEYLDYRKRTVMEYDVLHSKRASPTVNIKLFG, encoded by the exons ATGTCCTGGAAATTCCTCATTGCTGAGCCATTAACTTTATCAGATATCATATACTTTGTG GAATATTATATGGGTGATTGCCCAGGGAAAGATTTCTTAAGTGATCTGCCTCATGGCATCATAGAGCGCATCCTAACAAAGCTCCCAATAAGGGATGCTGTAAGAACTAGCGTGTTGTCTAGCCAGTGGAGGTATCTATGGGCTACCATGACACAGCTCGTATTCGACGAAAATTGTGTGTTTGTTCGTCATGGCAGTACTTTTAGCGAGAAAAAGCTTTTTAACTGTATTATGCAATGTCTGTTTCTTCATAATGGCCCTATCAAGAAGTTCAGTTTATCTACTTCATACTGGGACAAGTATCCAGAGATGGACCAATGCTTGCTTTTCCTGTCAAGAAAAGGCATAAAAGAGTTGGTTCTTGATATAGACCTCCTCAACCCATTGTTACCTGCACCTTCTGCTATATTTTTTTGTCAGCAACTAATTAGTTTGACACTTTGTGGGTTTGAGCTGAAACCTCCTCGAACATTTCAAGGATTCCCATGTTTGAAGTACCTTAACCTAGAATTTGACGCAGTTACTACTGAGGTTGTTGAAAGCCTTATCTCAGGTTGCCCTCTTCTTGAGAAGTTGAAGTTTTTAAATGTTGATCATCTAGCTTTTACCGTCCGTGGCCCAAATCTGAAGCATCTCATTCTAGAGGGGGACTTTAAATACATAAATCTTGAGCATGCTCCACTTCTGGTTGCTATTAGCGTAGAAATCAATACAGAG GTTTCGGGAAGTAACATACTTTTGAAGGTTCCAGTGACGTATCATTGTCTAAAGTTTATTGAACTAAAAGGCGTAAATTTTAAAGGGATGAATGAAGTGTTATATGTTCTTCACTTGATTTTGCAGTCTCCTAATCTACAAGAACTTCAAGTTTCA GCTGCAACCAGATGGACTTTCTTCAAAGCTTATAATATGGACTTCTGGGAGAGAGAATGCCCTACTGATTTCACATTCAAGCACCTTAAAATAGTAAAGATGTCAGGTGTGTCGCACAAAAAAGACATGGACTTCATCAAATTTGTGTTGCGAAGTTCTCCGGTTCTCGAGGTGATGAGAGTATCATATGATGAGTACCTTGATTACAGAAAAAGAACTGTTATGGAATATGATGTGCTGCATTCTAAGCGAGCTTCTCCAACCGTTAATATTAAACTCTTTGGCTAA
- the LOC108207823 gene encoding probable pectate lyase 16, whose amino-acid sequence MALAHPTPLLFLSCLLTCVLSTMQAKNPVNYKPEVPEFNMMNVIDSCWRSNPNWASNREALADCAVGFGKSALGGKNGKLYVVVDSSDDAVDPKPGTLRYGVIQPDPLWIIFENDMVIKLENELIVNSYKTIDGRGARVEIAGGPCITLDGVNNVIIHGISIHDCKPGKPGLVRSTTEHLGHRLGCDGDGISIFASANVWVDHCSLARCSDGLIDVTHGSSYVTLSNNYLTEHDKVMLLGHRDDFTADKDMKVTVAFNRFGPDLVQRMPRVRNGYAHVANNRYDQWIMYAIGGSANPTILSEGNYFLAPSDPTNKEVTKRETQEGPDYWKNWKWRSSKDVFMNGAYFSPSGWGSCAPAYSRPQSFTVAPGTMVPLLTADAGVLDCSTSKACK is encoded by the exons ATGGCATTAGCTCATCCAACTCCCCTCCTTTTCCTCTCATGTCTTCTAACTTGTGTTCTTTCTACCATGCAAGCAAAAAACCCAGTAAATTACAAACCCGAAGTTCCCGAATTTAATATGATGAACGTTATAGATTCTTGCTGGAGATCAAACCCGAACTGGGCATCGAATCGTGAAGCATTGGCTGATTGCGCCGTGGGCTTCGGAAAATCTGCATTAGGAGGCAAGAACGGGAAATTATACGTGGTCGTTGATTCATCTGATGATGCTGTTGACCCGAAACCCGGTACACTACGATACGGAGTGATCCAGCCCGACCCGCTCTGGATCATTTTTGAGAATGACATGGTGATCAAACTCGAAAATGAACTTATTGTGAACAGCTACAAGACTATTGATGGGAGGGGTGCGAGAGTTGAGATCGCGGGCGGTCCTTGCATTACTTTGGACGGTGTGAATAATGTGATTATTCACGGGATTAGTATTCATGATTGTAAGCCGGGGAAGCCCGGGCTGGTTCGAAGCACGACGGAGCATCTGGGACATAGGCTGGGGTGTGATGGAGATGGGATTAGCATCTTCGCGTCAGCGAATGTTTGGGTTGATCATTGCTCGTTGGCTCGGTGTAGCGATGGCCTTATTGATGTCACTCATGGGTCTAGTTATGTTACTTTGTCGAATAACTACTTGACTGAGCATGACAAA GTGATGCTGCTTGGGCACAGAGATGACTTCACAGCAGATAAAGACATGAAAGTCACTGTTGCGTTTAACCGTTTTGGCCCTGATCTGGTTCAAAGAATGCCACG GGTGAGAAATGGCTACGCTCATGTTGCGAACAATCGGTACGACCAATGGATAATGTACGCGATAGGAGGGAGTGCTAATCCAACTATTTTAAGTGAAGGCAACTACTTTTTAGCTCCAAGCGATCCTACCAACAAAGAG GTTACGAAGAGAGAGACCCAAGAGGGTCCGGATTACTGGAAGAACTGGAAATGGAGATCGTCTAAGGATGTGTTCATGAATGGTGCCTATTTTAGTCCATCAGGATGGGGAAGCTGTGCACCAGCTTATAGCAGACCCCAGTCATTTACTGTAGCTCCAGGAACTATGGTTCCTCTTTTAACTGCTGATGCTGGCGTTCTAGATTGCTCCACTAGTAAAGCCTGCAAATAG
- the LOC108209570 gene encoding uncharacterized protein LOC108209570 isoform X1 gives MGIFICPYKTDKTDSISMKLVDRDDTRMADIPNDILKHMLKLLATNIGASDFVRATSSCKEWKEFAEDTEILKTVQFGRTYRLNESFWSEKGFLVKCANAGNKSAIDILVRKRKLDTLRLFMQRMKARHSRPDLRATDDKCQQLLCKMK, from the exons ATGGGTATCTTCATCTGTCCGTACAAGACAGACAAGACAGACAGTATCAGTATGAAACTGGTTGACCGAGATGACACAAGAATGGCCGATATACCGAATGATATCCTAAAACATATGTTGAAGTTGTTGGCTACTAATATTGGAGCATCCGACTTTGTCCGTGCAACTTCCAG ctgCAAGGAGTGGAAAGAGTTCGCTGAGGATACTGAGATATTGAAGACTGTGCAATTTGGTAGGACATACAGACTTAATGAATCATTCTGGAGTGAAAAAGGGTTTTTGGTAAAATGTGCTAATGCTGGTAACAAAAGTGCCATCGATATTTTAGTACGCAAG AGGAAGCTTGATACACTCAGACTGTTTATGCAAAGGATGAAGGCCAGACATTCTAGGCCTGACCTGCGCGCCACAG ATGATAAATGCCAGCAACTATTATGCAAGATGAAATGA